One genomic segment of Erythrolamprus reginae isolate rEryReg1 chromosome 2, rEryReg1.hap1, whole genome shotgun sequence includes these proteins:
- the LRRC23 gene encoding leucine-rich repeat-containing protein 23 encodes MSDEEPDDENDTEEELEEKKEEREEDEGEGEEVEEEPQVSNSLNEEMVKEGLSLLCKTGNGLAHAFVKLEVREKELTDITFIHNFIHLRYVDLSDNLLRDISALAFLRHLLWLKVDNNRLVSAGIEELPYLQIASFANNHIKDSNGICHSRLFSLNLRGNMIEELSGLNPDILSNLHTVELRGNSLKSTAGIYLPKLKNLYLAQNNISQLEDLENLEQLTTLHLRDNVIEVLDGFSSNMKSLQYINLRGNAISQLQELEKLQMLPMLRALVLLENPCSDDAEYRVEVLVLLPNLERLDKDFFEEEERNEAAEIRQRRKEEELELQKEREREKELEEAEETTQEDLTTE; translated from the exons ATGTCAGATGAGGAACCTGATGATGAAAATGATACTGAAGAAGAActtgaagaaaagaaggaagagagggaggaagatgaaggggaaggggaagaagttGAGGAAGAG CCCCAAGtttcaaactctctcaatgaggAGATGGTGAAAGAAGGCCTCTCACTTTTATGTAAAACTGGCAATGGCCTTGCACACGCCTTTGTGAAATTAGAAGTCAGAGAAAA GGAACTGACAGATATCACATTCATCCATAATTTCATCCATCTACGGTATGTAGACTTGTCAGACAATTTGCTCCGTGACATCTCTGCATTAGCATTTCTCAGACATTTGCTGTGGCTAAAAGTGGATAATAATCGGTTAGTCAGTGCTGGCATAGAAGAGTTGCCCTACTTACAGATTGCAAGCTTTGCCAACAACCACATCAAGGattctaacggcatttgccacTCACGTTTGTTCAGCCTTAACCTGAGAG GGAATATGATTGAGGAACTATCAGGACTGAATCCAGATATCTTATCAAATCTGCATACAGTGGAGTTGCGAGGAAACAGTCTAAAGTCTACAGCTGGAATCTACTTGCCCAAGCTCAAAAACCTGTACCTG gctcagAATAATATTAGTCAACTCGAGGACTTGGAAAATCTGGAGCAACTCACAACTCTGCACCTGCGTGACAATGTAATTGAAGTGTTGGATGGCTTCTCAAGCAACATGAAATCTCTTCAGTACATCAACCTACG GGGAAATGCAATTTCACAACTCCAGGAGTTGGAAAAGCTGCAAATGCTGCCCATGTTACGAGCCCTGGTCCTGTTAGAAAATCCTTGTTCGGATGATGCAGAATACCGCGTAGAGGTCCTGGTCCTGCTCCCAAACCTGGAGCGCCTTGATAAAGATTTCTTTGAGGAAGAAGAACGCAATGAGGCTGCAGAAATACgtcaaaggagaaaggaagaagagctggagttacagaaagaaagagagagagagaaggagcttGAA